The Agrococcus carbonis sequence AACATGGCGGGCGTCATCCCGGTCATCTTCGCCTCGTCGCTGCTGTACCTGCCGATGCTCATCGCGCAGTTCTCGACCCCGACCGACGGCACCGCGCCGCCCGAGTGGGTGCTGTGGGTGCAGGCGAACCTCGTCTCGGGCGACGCACCGCTCTACATGCTGGTGTTCTTCCTGCTCGTGGTGGGCTTCACCTACTTCTACGTGGCGATCACCTTCAACCCCGAGGAGGTGGCCGACAACATGAAGAAGTACGGCGGCTTCATCCCCGGCATCCGCGCGGGCCGCCCGACGGCCGAGTACCTCGACTACGTGCTGACGCGCATCACGCTGCCCGGCTCGCTCTACCTCGGCATCGTTGCGCTCATCCCGCTCATCGCGCTGTCGACCGTCGGCGCGAACCAGAACTTCCCGTTCGGCGGCGCCTCGATCCTCATCATCGTCGGCGTCGGCCTCGAGACGGTCCGCCAGATCGACGCGCAGCTGCAGCAGCGCCACTACGAAGGGCTCATCCGCTAGATGCCGAACCTCCTCATCGTCGGACCGCCCGGGGCGGGCAAGGGCACGCAGGCCGTGCGCATCGCCGAGGCGCTGGGGGTGCCCGCCGTCTCGACCGGCGACATCTTCCGGCAGAACATCAAGGAGCAGACCGAGCTCGGTCAGCGCGTCTCCGCGATCCTTGACGCGGGCGAGTACGTGCCCGACTCGCTCACGAACGAGCTGATCGACGACAGGCTCGCGCAGGACGACGCCGCCGGCGGCTACCTGCTCGACGGCTACCCGCGCACGGCGGGCCAGGTGGAGTTCCTCGACGGCGTCAACCTGCGCCGCGGCGAGGAGCTCGACGCGGTCGTGCGCCTGGTCGCCGACACCGACGAGGTCGTGCGCCGGCTGCTCGCGCGCGCGGCCGACCAGGGCCGCAGCGACGACACCGAAGCGGTCATCCGCCACCGGCTCGAGGTCTACGAGCGCGAGACGGCGCCGCTCATCGCGATCTTCGCCGAGCGCGGCCTCGTCGTCGAGGTCGACGGCATCGGCGCGGTCGACGAGGTGACCGAGCGCATCCTCGCAGGGCTCGCCGCGCGAGGCGTCGCCGCCTGATGCGGGGGCGCGGGCACTACAAGTCGCGGCGCGAGCTCGCGGCCATGCGCGAGCCCGGCCGCATCACCGCCCTCGCGCTCGAGGCGGTCGAGCGCGCGATCCGCGCGGGCGTCACGCCGCTCGAGCTCGACGCGATCGCGGAGCGCGTGATCCGCGAGCACGGCGCCGAGCCGAACTTCGCGATGGAGCCCGGCTACGACCACACGCTGTGCGTCGGCGTCAACGACGTCGTCGTGCACGGCATCCCCGATGACCGGCCGCTGCACCCCGGCGACCTCGTCACGGTCGACTGCGGCGCGACGATCGGGGGGTTCCACGGCGACGCGGCGATCACGGTCGTCGTGCCCGGCGGCGACCCCGAGCGCACGGCCGAGCGCCAGCACCTCAGCGACACGACCCGCGACGCGCTCTGGCACGGCATCGCGGCGCTCGCGCGCGCGAAGCAGCTCGGCGAGGTCGGTGCCGCGGTCGAGGACCACATCGACGCGGCGAGCGACTACGGCATCAGCGACGACTACATCGGGCACGGCATCGGCCGCGCGATGCACGAGGAGCCGCCGGTCTTCAACTACCGCACGCGCGTCATGGGGCCGGCCGTCAAGCCGGGCCTGTGCGTCGCGATCGAGCCGATCATCCACGCCGGCTCGACCTCGACGACGACGGATGCGGACGGCTGGACCGTGCGGACCGACGACGGCTCCGACGCGTGCCAGTGGGAGCACTCGGTCGCCGTGCACACGGGCGGCATCTGGGTGCTCACCGCCCTCGACGGCGGCGCCGCGGGCCTCGCGCCCTTCGGGATCGTGCCGCAGCCCATCGCCGACCGCTGACCCGCGCGGCGGAGGTCCACGGCGGCGCCCTCTCGGGGCCTCGCCGCGACCGCAGCGCCGACGCCCGTCCCGGGTGTCGGAACAGCGGCCGAGCGGTGGTAGCGTGACGGGCACCCCGGGCCGCCCCGGCCCTGAACCCTCGAGGAGCAGCATGGCCGAGCGCACCGTCACCGTCGAGTCGTCCCACGGGCTGCACGCCCGCCCGGCTTCCCTGTTCGCGCAGGCCGCAGCCCGGGCGTCGAGCCCCGTCACCGTCGCCAAGGGCGACAAGCAGGTGAACGCGGCGAGCATCCTCTCGGTCATCTCCCTCGGGGTGAACAAGGGCGACGCCGTGACGATCGCCTCCGACGACGAGGCGGCGCTCGACGAGCTCGAGCAGCTGCTCAGCACCGACCACGACGCCTAGTCCAGGCATCCAGCGCAGCAGGAGTCGACGATGACCAGCACCGCAACCCCGAGGCAGGGAGGCGGCGCTCGCGTCGCGGTCCAGCGCTTCGGCACCTTCCTCTCCGGCATGATCATGCCGAACATCCCCGCGCTCATCGCGTGGGGCATCCTCACCGCCCTCTTCATCGACGTCGGCTGGCTGCCGAACGCCGACCTGGCGCAGATCGTCGGGCCGACGATCCACTTCCTGCTGCCGATCCTCATCGCCGGCACGGGCGGCCGGATGGTCTACGACACGCGCGGCGCCGTCGTCGGCGCGTTCGCCGTCATGGGCGCGATCGTCGGATCCGACGTGCTCATCGACGCCTTCAACGCCGCGAACCCGCCGGCGGAGGGCGGATCCGGCCTCGGCTACGTGCACATGTTCATCGGCGCGATGATCCTCGGCCCGCTCTCGGCGTGGGTCATGAAGCAGCTCGACAAGCTGTGGGACGGCAAGGTCAAGGCGGGCTTCGAGATGCTCGTCAACATGTTCTCGGCGGGCATCGTCGCCTTCGTCATGGCGCTCGTCGGCTTCTTCGCCGTCGCCCCGATCGTCAACTGGATCATGTCCGTCGTGGGCGGCGCCGTCGGCTGGCTCGTCGACACGGGCCTGCTGTGGCTCGCCTCGTTCCTCATCGAGCCGGCGAAGGTCTTCTTCCTCAACAACGCCATCAACCACGGCGTGCTCACGCCGCTCGGGTCGAGCGAGGTGGCGACCGACGGCCAGTCGATCCTGTTCCTGCTCGAGGCCAACCCGGGGCCGGGCCTCGGCCTGCTGCTGGCCTTCTCCGTCTTCGGGGTCGGCGCGGCCCGCGCGACCGCTCCCGGCGCGGCGATCATCCAGTTCCTCGGCGGCATCCACGAGGTCTACTTCCCCTACGCGCTCATGAAGCCGGTGCTCATCGTCGCCCTCGTCGCCGGCGGCGCATCCGGCGTGGCCACGAACATGCTGCTCGGCACCGGCCTCGCCGGCCCCGCGGCGCCGGGCTCGATCTTCGCCGTGGCGACGCAGGCCGGGCTCGTCGGGGGCGGCAACCTGCTGGGCGTGCTGCTCTCGGTCGTCATCGCCGCGGCCGTGACCTTCGTGGTCGCCGCGGTCATCCTGCGGGCGAGCCGCAAGCGCGACCTCGAGCGCGAGGCCGCCGGGGAGGACGCGCTCTCGGCCGCCGTGGCGCAGACCACGGCGAACAAGGGCAAGGCGTCGGATGCGCTGAGCGGCCTGGCCGCGAGCGCATCGGCGGGCGGCGCGGCGGCGGCCGCCTCGACCGCCGGGGGCGCGCCCGCGGTCGCGAGCGCACCCATCCGCAAGATCGTGTTCGCGTGCGACGCGGGCATGGGCTCGAGCGCGATGGGCGCGAGCGTGCTGCGCAACAAGATCAAGAAGGCGGGCATCGAGGGCGTCGAGGTCACGAACGTCTCGATCGCGAACCTCGACGGCAGCGAGGATCTCGTCGTCACGCACCAGGACCTCACGGCCCGCGCCAGGCACCACAACGACCGCGCGACGCACGTGTCGGTCGAGAACTTCATGAACAGCCCCAAGTACGACGAGGTCGTCAGCCTCGTCGCCGAGTCGAACCGCACGGAATAGGAGCACGCATGCCCGTCCTCGCCCTCGAGCAGATCACGACCTCGCCCACCGCGACCACGAAGGAGGAGGCCATCCAGGAGGCGGCGGACATGCTCGTCGCAGCGGGGGCCGTGACGCCGGACTACGCCGACGCGATGCGCGAGCGCGAGGCGAGCGTGTCGACCTACATGGGCAACCTGCTGGCGATCCCGCACGGCACGAACGAGTCGAAGGACTCGATCCTCGACTCCGGGCTCTCGGTCGCGCGCTACGAGACGCCGCTCGACTGGGACGGGAACCCGGTGAAGTTCGTGATCGGCATCGCGGGCAAGGACGGCGGCCACCTCGAGATCCTGTCGAAGATCGCGATCGTCTTCGCCGACGAGGACGAGGTGGCGAAGCTCGAGGCGGCGCCCGACGCGGCGGCCATCCTCGAGCTGCTCGGCGACGTCAACGAGTGATGCGGGCCGTCCACTTCGGCGCCGGCAACATCGGGCGCGGCTTCGTCGGGCTGCTGCTGCACCGCGCCGGCTACGAGGTGACGTTCGTCGACGTCAACGCCGAGCTCATCGCGATGCTGCGGGCGGCGGATGCGTACGAGGTGCGCGAGGTCGGCGCCGACGCTGCCGTCCACACCGTCACGGGCTTCACGGGCATCGACTCGAGCGCCGACCCCGAGGCCGCGGCGCGAGCGGTGGCGGATGCGGACGTCGTCACGTGCGCGGTCGGGCCGACCGTGCTGCGGTTCATCGCGCCCGTCATCCGGGCGGGGCTCGAGCGACGGCCCGAGTCGGCGGCGCCGGTCGCGGTGATGGCGTGCGAGAACGCCATCGGCGCGACCGACACCCTGCGCGACCTCGTGCTCGACGGCGCCGAGGCGCTCGCGGCGCGCGCGGTGTTCGCCAACACGGCCGTCGACCGCATCATCCCGCCGCAGGACCCCGCAGGGCTCGACGTGGTCGTCGAGGACTTCTTCGAGTGGTCGATCGATCGCACGCCGTTCGCCGGCGCCGAGCCCGCGATCCCCGACGCGCACTTCGTCGACGACCTCGCGCCCTCGATCGAGCGGAAGCTCTTCACCGTCAACACGGGGCACGCCGCGACCGCGTACGCGGGCTGGATCGCGGGAGCCGACACGATCGCGCACGCGCTGCAGGAGCCCGCGATCCGCGCCGCCGTCGACGCGGCGCTCGCCGACACCTCCCGGCTCCTCGTGGCGAAGTTCGGCTTCGACCCCGATGCCCACGCGGCCTACGCGGCGCGCGCGATCGAGCGCTTCCAGAACCCGGCGCTGCCCGACACGTGCGAGCGCATCGGCCGCCAGCCGCTGCGCAAGCTCTCGCGCCACGAGCGCTTCGTGCAGCCCGCCGCCGAGCTGCTCGAGCGCGGCGACCGCGCCGACGGCCTCATCGCCGCCTACGGCACGGCCCTCCGGTTCGACGCGCCCGGGGACGAGCAGGCCGCCGAGCTCCAGCGCCTGCTGACCGAGCTCGAGCCCGCCGCCTTCGTCGCGCAGGTCAGCGGCATCGACGGGGCGCATCCGCTGCAGCCCGCGCTCGTCGACCAGGTCGCCGCCGCGCGACGCTGACGGGGCGGTCCGCCGCGTCGGCGCGGCCGGCCGAGGCGCGCGCCGGATGCCGGGTGCGGCAGGATCGAGGCATGGGACGAGGACGGTGCGCGTGCTGACGCGCGGCTCGCGGCGCATCGGGCGCTCGAGCGCCAACCCGCGCCAGCGCCTGCTGCACGGCTGGGACTGGGTGGACCCGCGCATCGAGCTCGAGGAGCTCGCGCCGGGCAGCCGCGTGCTCGCGGTCGCGGGCGCCGGCGAGCTCGTCGGGGCGCTCGCCGCCGCCGGCCACCGGGTGAGCGCCGTCGCGTCGAACCGGCATCAGCTCGACTACGCGCGCCGCCGGGTCGCGGGCGCCCCCTTCGAGCCGGGGGCGGCCGAGCGGCTGTTCGACCTCGGCCGGGGCATGGTGCGCGCGGTGAGCCCCGCGTGGAGCCGCCGGCGCATGCGGCAGTTCCTGCAGGAGGACGAGCCGCTGCGCGCGGCCGCGGCGTGGAAGGCGAAGCTCGACAACCGCTCGCTCGCCTCGATCCTCAAGACGATGCTCGGCCCCGCCGGTGCGCTCTCGGCGCTCGTGCTGCGCGACTTCTCGACCCCCATCCCGCCGCACTTCGACGAGGCGATCCGCGGCCGCATCGGGCGCGCGCTCCGGAAGCACGCGCCGCGCGACAACCCCTTCGCGTGGCGGCTGCTGCTGGGGGAGGACCTGCCGGGACTCCGCCCACCGCACGTCGAGCCGGGCGCGATCACCTGGATCGAGGCGCCGCTGCTCGAGCACCTCGAGTCCGTCGAGCCGGGCTCCTACGACGCGATCAGCCTCTCGAACGTCGTCGACGGGGCCGACGAGCGCTGGGTGCGCGACCTGCGCAAGGCCGCGGTGCGGGCGACCGCTCCGGGCGGGCCGGTCATCGCGCGGTCGTTCGCGACGACCATGGACGACGACGCGGCGAAGCGCGCGCGCCGCGACCGGGCGATGCTGTGGGGCTCGGTCGTGGTGCACCGCTCGACGTGACCGGCGACACGCCCGGGTTGCAGTGCAGCGGAGACTCCGCGTAGAGTTGATCGTTGGTGTCATGCGCCCGCTTGCGCATGCCACTCGCATGACCGGCATCCAACACTTGCAGAAGAAGGCTATGGCCAAAAAAGACGGCGTCATCGAGATCGAAGGCACGGTGATCGAGGCGCTCCCGAACGCGATGTTCCGCGTCGAGCTCTCGAACGGACACGTGGTGCTCGCGCACATCTCCGGCAAGATGCGGCAGAACTACATCCGCATCCTCCAGGAGGACCGCGTCATCGTGGAGCTCAGCCCCTACGACCTGAGCCGCGGCCGGATCGTCTACCGCTACAAGTGACGGCTGCTGGATAAGGAACGGCTCGCGCACCGCGCGAGCACGAGGCCAGCGAGGAAGAGAACATGAAGGTCCACCCCAGCGTCAAGCCCATCTGCGACAAGTGCAAGGTCATCCGCCGGCACGGTCGTGTGATGGTGATCTGCGAGAACCCGCGCCACAAGCAGCGTCAAGGTTGAGTCCGGAGCGCGCAATGCGACGACGTCGCGTTGCGCGCGCAGGACTCAAGGTCGAGTAGGTCGCCGAAGGCGGCCGTACCGAGACCCAAGCGCTGCATCGCAGCACGAGCACAACTCAATATGAACCAGACCTCGGTCTCGATACGCTGCCTGCGGCGGCTCCTCGACCACCGGGCGAAGGCGAACACATCCCAGCAGCGGTAAGAGCCCTCATCCCGAGGGCGACACCTTGGGGAGAGGCCCAGGCACCTCCGCTGCTCCATACCTCTCACCACTCCTAGGAGACACACGATGGCACGCATCGCAGGTGTCGACATCCCGCGCGAGAAGCGCGTGGAGATCGCACTGACGTACATCTTCGGCGTCGGCCGCACCCGGTCGATCCAGACGCTCGAGGCCACCGGCATCGACCGCAACACGCGCGTCAAGGACCTCACCGACGACCAGCTCGTCGCGCTCCGCGACCACATCGAGGGCACGTTCAAGGTGGAGGGCGACCTCCGCCGCGAGGTGACCGCCGACATCCGCCGCAAGGTCGAGATCGGCTCGTACGAGGGCCTCCGCCACCGTCGCGGTCTCCCCGTGCGCGGTCAGCGCACCAAGACGAACGCGCGCACCCGCAAGGGCAAGAAGCAGACGGTCGCCGGCAAGAAGAAGGCCGGCCGCTAAGGCCGCGTGGAGGTAGAGGAACATGGCAGCTCCCAAGTCCGCGGTCCGCAAGCCGCGCAAGAAGGACAAGAAGAACATCGCGGTGGGCCACGCCCACATCAAGTCGACGTTCAACAACACGATCGTCTCGATCACCGACACCACCGGGGCCGTCGTCTCGCAGGTCTCGGGTGGCGGCGTCGGCATGAAGGGCTCGCGCAAGTCGACGCCCTACGCCGCGCAGCTCGCCGCCGAGTCGGCTGCGCGCCAGGCGCAGGACCACGGCATGAAGAAGGTCGACGTCTTCGTCAAGGGCGCAGGCAGCGGTCGTGAGACCGCGATCCGCTCGCTCCAGGCCGCCGGCCTCGAGATCGGCGCGATCCACGACGTGACGCCGCAGGCGCACAACGGCGTCCGCCCGCCGAAGCCGCGCCGCAACTAGTCGCTCCTGCCGGGCAGGCGATCCTCGCCTGCCCGGCCTTCCGCCGTCACTGAACACGCGAGTCATATAGCGGACTCGCGACCGAAAGGAACCGACACGTGCTGATCGCCCAGCGCCCCACTGTCACCGAGGAGATCATCGCCGAGCACCGCTCGCGGTTCACGATCGAGCCGCTCGAGCCGGGCTTCGGCTACACCCTCGGCAACTCCCTCCGCCGCACGCTCCTGTCGTCGATCCCCGGCGCCGCCGTCACCAGCATCCGCCTGGACGGCGTGCTGCACGAGTTCTCGACGATCGCGGGCGTGAAGGAGGATGTCACCGAGATCATCCTCAACATCAAGCAGCTCGTGGTCTCGTCGGAGCACGACGAGCCCGTCGTCGCCTACCTCTCGCGCCAGGGCGCGGGCACGGTGACGGCTGCCGACATCACGGCGCCCGCCGGCGTCGAGATCCACAACCCCGAGCTCGTGCTCGCGACGCTGAACGACTCGGCGAAGCTGCAGCTCGAGCTCACGATCGAGCGCGGCCGCGGCTACGTCTCGGCCGCGCAGAACCGCGACGAGTTCGCCGAGGCCGGGGTCATCCCGGTCGACTCGATCTACTCGCCGGTGCTCAAGGTCACCTACCGCGTCGACGCGACGCGTGCGGGTGAGCGCACCGACTTCGACTCGCTCGTCGTCGACGTCGAGTCGAAGCCGGCGATCTCGCCGCGCGACGCCATCGCGTCGGCCGGCCGCACGCTCGTCGAGCTCTTCGGCCTCACGCGCGACCTGAACGCCGAGGCCGAGGGCATCGAGATCGGGCAGGCGCCCGCCGAGGCCATCGGCTCGGGCGAGCTCGCGACGCCGATCGAGGAGCTCGACCTGTCGGTGCGCTCGTACAACTGCCTCAAGCGCGAGGGCATCAACACGGTCTCGGAGCTCGTGGCGCTCAGCGAGACGCAGCTGATGAACATCCGCAACTTCGGCCAGAAGTCGGTCGACGAGGTCAAGGACAAGCTCGCCGAGCTCGGCCTGTCGCTCAAGGACGCGGTGCCCGGCTTCGACGGCGCGCACTTCTACAGCGGCTACGACGAGGACGCTCGCTGACCGCGGGCTGACTGAGGAACTAGAGGGATACGAACCATGCCCAAGCCCACCAAGGGTCCCCGCCTCGGAGGCGGTCCTGCGCACGAGCGCCTGCTGCTCGCGAACCTCGCGGCTGCGCTCTTCACGCACAAGTCGATCAAGACGACCGAGACCAAGGCCAAGCGCCTGCGTCCCGTCGCTGAGCGCCTCATCACGTTCGCGAAGCGCGGCGACCTGCACGCGCGCCGCCGCGTGCTCGGCGTGATCGGCGACAAGGGCGTCGTGCACGAGCTGTTCACCGAGATCGCCCCGCTCGTCGCGGAGCGCGAGGGCGGCTACACGCGCATCACGAAGCTCGGCTTCCGCAAGGGCGACAACGCCCCGATGGCGCAGATCGAGCTCGTGCTCGAGCCGGTGCAGAAGAAGGCGTCGAAGTCGAAGGCCGCCGCTGCCGCGCAGTCGGCCGCCGCCGACCAGGAGGCCGCCGAGGCGAAGGCCGAGGAGGCCAAGGCCGCCGAGGCCGCGGCCGAGGTCGAGCAGGCTGAGGAGGCCCCCGCCGAGGAGCCCGCAGCCGACGAGGCCGCCGAAGCGCCCGCCGAGGACGACAAGCAGTAGTCCCGCCGCTGACGCACGAAGGGGTCCCGCGATCGCGGGGCCCCTTCGTCGTCGCCCCGGGGTGCTCGCTCGGTGCTCGCTCGGCGGTCGCTCGGCGATCGCCCGTCAGGCGCCGGCCTCCGCGCGCGCGATCTCGGTCGCGGCGAGCACGAGGCCGAGGTGCGAGAACGCCTGGGGGAAGTTGCCCCAATGGTGGCCCGTCGCCGGATCGACCTCCTCGGCCAGGAGACCCACGTCGTTGCGGAGCGCGACGAGCCGATCCATGAGCGCCCGCGCATCGCCCAGCCGTCCGGCCTGCGCGTACGCCGTGACGAGCCAGAAGCCGCACAGCACGAACGGATGCTCGTCGCCGGCGAGTCCGTCGACCCCCGTCGTGCGGTACCGCAGCGGGATGCCCTCCACGAGGAGGTCGCGCTCGATGCGGGCGATCGTGCCGAGGAAGCGCGGATCGGTCGCATCGACGATGCCGATCGTCGGCAGCTGCAGGAGCGAGGCGTCGACCTCGCTCGTGCCGTAGTGCTGGCGGAACGAGCCGGTCTCGGGGTCGAAGCCGCGCGTGAGCACCTCCTCGCGCAGCGCATCCCGGAGCGCGATCCAGCGCGTCGGGTCGCCGTCGGCCCCCGCCTCGATCGCACGGACGCCGCAGTCGAACGCCGCCCACATCATCGCCCGCGAGTGGGTGAACCACTGGGGCTCGCCGCGCATCTCCCACAGCCCCTGGTCGGGCTCCCGCCAGTGGGTCGCGAGGTCGTCGAGCAGCGCGCGCTGCATGTGCCAGGA is a genomic window containing:
- the rpmJ gene encoding 50S ribosomal protein L36; this encodes MKVHPSVKPICDKCKVIRRHGRVMVICENPRHKQRQG
- a CDS encoding DNA-directed RNA polymerase subunit alpha; its protein translation is MLIAQRPTVTEEIIAEHRSRFTIEPLEPGFGYTLGNSLRRTLLSSIPGAAVTSIRLDGVLHEFSTIAGVKEDVTEIILNIKQLVVSSEHDEPVVAYLSRQGAGTVTAADITAPAGVEIHNPELVLATLNDSAKLQLELTIERGRGYVSAAQNRDEFAEAGVIPVDSIYSPVLKVTYRVDATRAGERTDFDSLVVDVESKPAISPRDAIASAGRTLVELFGLTRDLNAEAEGIEIGQAPAEAIGSGELATPIEELDLSVRSYNCLKREGINTVSELVALSETQLMNIRNFGQKSVDEVKDKLAELGLSLKDAVPGFDGAHFYSGYDEDAR
- the rpsK gene encoding 30S ribosomal protein S11; protein product: MAAPKSAVRKPRKKDKKNIAVGHAHIKSTFNNTIVSITDTTGAVVSQVSGGGVGMKGSRKSTPYAAQLAAESAARQAQDHGMKKVDVFVKGAGSGRETAIRSLQAAGLEIGAIHDVTPQAHNGVRPPKPRRN
- the rplQ gene encoding 50S ribosomal protein L17; this encodes MPKPTKGPRLGGGPAHERLLLANLAAALFTHKSIKTTETKAKRLRPVAERLITFAKRGDLHARRRVLGVIGDKGVVHELFTEIAPLVAEREGGYTRITKLGFRKGDNAPMAQIELVLEPVQKKASKSKAAAAAQSAAADQEAAEAKAEEAKAAEAAAEVEQAEEAPAEEPAADEAAEAPAEDDKQ
- a CDS encoding PTS sugar transporter subunit IIA; its protein translation is MPVLALEQITTSPTATTKEEAIQEAADMLVAAGAVTPDYADAMREREASVSTYMGNLLAIPHGTNESKDSILDSGLSVARYETPLDWDGNPVKFVIGIAGKDGGHLEILSKIAIVFADEDEVAKLEAAPDAAAILELLGDVNE
- a CDS encoding PTS mannitol transporter subunit IICB, whose translation is MTSTATPRQGGGARVAVQRFGTFLSGMIMPNIPALIAWGILTALFIDVGWLPNADLAQIVGPTIHFLLPILIAGTGGRMVYDTRGAVVGAFAVMGAIVGSDVLIDAFNAANPPAEGGSGLGYVHMFIGAMILGPLSAWVMKQLDKLWDGKVKAGFEMLVNMFSAGIVAFVMALVGFFAVAPIVNWIMSVVGGAVGWLVDTGLLWLASFLIEPAKVFFLNNAINHGVLTPLGSSEVATDGQSILFLLEANPGPGLGLLLAFSVFGVGAARATAPGAAIIQFLGGIHEVYFPYALMKPVLIVALVAGGASGVATNMLLGTGLAGPAAPGSIFAVATQAGLVGGGNLLGVLLSVVIAAAVTFVVAAVILRASRKRDLEREAAGEDALSAAVAQTTANKGKASDALSGLAASASAGGAAAAASTAGGAPAVASAPIRKIVFACDAGMGSSAMGASVLRNKIKKAGIEGVEVTNVSIANLDGSEDLVVTHQDLTARARHHNDRATHVSVENFMNSPKYDEVVSLVAESNRTE
- a CDS encoding adenylate kinase; this encodes MPNLLIVGPPGAGKGTQAVRIAEALGVPAVSTGDIFRQNIKEQTELGQRVSAILDAGEYVPDSLTNELIDDRLAQDDAAGGYLLDGYPRTAGQVEFLDGVNLRRGEELDAVVRLVADTDEVVRRLLARAADQGRSDDTEAVIRHRLEVYERETAPLIAIFAERGLVVEVDGIGAVDEVTERILAGLAARGVAA
- the infA gene encoding translation initiation factor IF-1, giving the protein MAKKDGVIEIEGTVIEALPNAMFRVELSNGHVVLAHISGKMRQNYIRILQEDRVIVELSPYDLSRGRIVYRYK
- the rpsM gene encoding 30S ribosomal protein S13, coding for MARIAGVDIPREKRVEIALTYIFGVGRTRSIQTLEATGIDRNTRVKDLTDDQLVALRDHIEGTFKVEGDLRREVTADIRRKVEIGSYEGLRHRRGLPVRGQRTKTNARTRKGKKQTVAGKKKAGR
- a CDS encoding HPr family phosphocarrier protein → MAERTVTVESSHGLHARPASLFAQAAARASSPVTVAKGDKQVNAASILSVISLGVNKGDAVTIASDDEAALDELEQLLSTDHDA
- a CDS encoding mannitol-1-phosphate 5-dehydrogenase, producing MRAVHFGAGNIGRGFVGLLLHRAGYEVTFVDVNAELIAMLRAADAYEVREVGADAAVHTVTGFTGIDSSADPEAAARAVADADVVTCAVGPTVLRFIAPVIRAGLERRPESAAPVAVMACENAIGATDTLRDLVLDGAEALAARAVFANTAVDRIIPPQDPAGLDVVVEDFFEWSIDRTPFAGAEPAIPDAHFVDDLAPSIERKLFTVNTGHAATAYAGWIAGADTIAHALQEPAIRAAVDAALADTSRLLVAKFGFDPDAHAAYAARAIERFQNPALPDTCERIGRQPLRKLSRHERFVQPAAELLERGDRADGLIAAYGTALRFDAPGDEQAAELQRLLTELEPAAFVAQVSGIDGAHPLQPALVDQVAAARR
- the map gene encoding type I methionyl aminopeptidase; this encodes MRGRGHYKSRRELAAMREPGRITALALEAVERAIRAGVTPLELDAIAERVIREHGAEPNFAMEPGYDHTLCVGVNDVVVHGIPDDRPLHPGDLVTVDCGATIGGFHGDAAITVVVPGGDPERTAERQHLSDTTRDALWHGIAALARAKQLGEVGAAVEDHIDAASDYGISDDYIGHGIGRAMHEEPPVFNYRTRVMGPAVKPGLCVAIEPIIHAGSTSTTTDADGWTVRTDDGSDACQWEHSVAVHTGGIWVLTALDGGAAGLAPFGIVPQPIADR